The genomic DNA AATACCAGAACGGCACGGCAACGGTCTTGCCACCCAGGTCCGCGAGCGAATTGATGTCGGGTGTCACGGTCAACGCCGACCCGTTCACGTGGTTCCATGCGACGATCTTCGCCTGCGCCTGGCTGCCGTATCGCGCCCACACGGTCATCGGAGAAAGCAGGTGGACGACGTTGACCTGCCCAGAGAGAAACGCCTCGACTAGCTGCGCCCAGCTCCGCAGCAGAACGGGCTTGTCTGCGCGAACGCCTGCCGCTTCGAAATAACCGTTGTTGTGGGCGACCAGCAGCGGCGTGGCGTCGGTGATGGGCAGATATCCGATCCGCACAGGCGCGTCGGGTTCAGCCGCGGCTTTCGCGTTCAGCGCGCCGAGCAGCGGCGCAGCACCCGCGACCGTGAACATGGAGGCGAGCTTGAGCCACTCGCGGCGGGACATCGGCAGTTGACACATTTCATTTTCCCCGATCAGATCAGGCAGCGCGAGACATCGAGTTTTGCAGCGCCCGCAGTATTTGAATACGCATTTCGCCGAGCTTCTGGATGTGCGGCGCACGCGGCGCGGGCACATCGACGGTCCATTCGTCGACGACGGTGCCGTTGTTCCCGAGCAGCAAGATACGGTCTGCAACCAGAAGCGCCTCGTCGATATCGTGCGTGACGATGAGCGTGGACGCGCCCGTATGGCGAACGACCTTCACCAGCAGTTGCTGCATGTCGGCGCGCGTCACTTCATCGAGCGCGCCGAATGGCTCGTCCAGTAGCAACGCTCTCGGCTGGCGCGCGAGACAGCGCGCCAGCGCGGCACGTTGCGCCATGCCGCCCGAAAGCTGCGAAGGCGTCCAGGTTCGGCTGTGCTCGAGCGCGACTTCACGCAGCGCGAGCGTCACACGTTCCTTGCGGCTGGCGCGGGAAAGATGCGGCTGACGCGCGAATGTCAGGCCAAACGCAACGTTGCGCTCGACGCTGAGCCACGGCAGCAGGCACGGATCCTGGAAGGCGAGTGCTACATCGGCGTGTGGACCGGCGACGGGTTGATCGTCCACCAGCACCGTGCCCGATGAAGGCCGAACGAGTCCCGCGACCGTGCGCAGAAACGATGATTTGCCCGCGCCGCTCGGCCCCAGAATCGCGACGAGTTCTCCGGGTTCCATCGAGAAATCGACGCCCTGAAGGACACTGCGGTTCGGATAACGCAGCGTGAGCCCGGCGGTGCGAATGCGCGCGCCCGTCATTGAGCGACAGTCCGTTCGTGCAGCGCCAGCTGGCTCTTCAACTGGACGAGACTTGGCGTCACGATGGGGATAAACGACGCTTCTCGCACCCGGCGCGCCGTTCCCGCCTGCTGGCGAAGATAGCCACGCCCGCCCGCTGCCTGGACTTCCAGCCCTACAGCGGCGCTCACGGTCTGCGCGAGCGAGATCCGCAGTTCGAACAGCGATGCCGGCCGCTGCAGAAAGCTCGCATCGCTGACGCCTGTCATCAGTTGATCCGTTTCGGCGTCCAGTGTCGCTTCGATGCGGGCAGCTTCGGACTTGATAGTGGCACGCGTACCGTCGCCGGCTTCAGCGACGGCAGCCAGTGCGCGTCGCGCGAGTCCCAGCGAGAGCCCGCATTGAAGTCCCAAAAACGCGGGCCGTACGCGTGCGAGAAAGGCCGGCGCGTCAGCGCTTATCTGATACTGCTCATCGAGCACCGCGTCCTTCAATGTCAGGGCGGCTGTATTGCTCGCGCGCAATCCAATCAGATCGAGGTCGTCGCTGCGATGTGCGCCCTCTGTGTCGCTGGGAATGGCGAAGATCGACGGTGGCGCGGCGCCGGCGTGATCGAATGCGGCGGCGGCAAGAAAGCCTTCGCGTCGAAGGTTCGTGATCCACGGCAGGCTGCCGTTCAGCGTCCATCCGCTGGCTTCGCGGACAGCATGCATTTGCAGCGATTCGATGTTCGACAAGAACTTCATCGCGTTCGAAAGCCCCGTAGCGCCCGCAAGTTCACCCGTCAACAGGGCAGGGAGCCATCTGTCGCGCAGTGCCGTATTGGAGCTGTTCAACAGGTATTCGATGAACGTTCGATGTCCCCACAACACGAACGCAGCCGTCACCGAGCGCTGTGCCACCTGTGCGACCGCGCCGATTGCGTCGGCTATCGAGCCACCGCCCCCACCCAGTGCAAGCGGCACGCCGATTCCAAAGATCTCTGCGCGTGCGAGGCGAAGCAGCACTTCACCCGCACGGGATTGTTCGATATCCAGCGCTTCGGCGTTGGCGTCGAGCCATCGCGCCAGTTCGCCTTGCAGCGCGTCGCTATGGCTTTGGCTTTCGATGGAATCGATTGAACTCATGCGACGGTCGCCTTCGGTTCCCAGCGATAAGCCGCGAGTTCCGGATTCAACTCGTTACGCGAGAGATTGTTGGCAAAGTTGCATAGCGTTGCGAGGCTGACGCCGAGTATGACCTCGAGTGCGTTGGCGTCGGTAAAGCCCGCGGCGCGGAACGCCGACAGTTCGCCGTCCGCCACTGCTCCACGACTCGCAATGACAGCGCGCGTGAACACGGCGACGGCATCGAGTCGCGGGTCGGAAAGCGGTTGCTGGCTCCGCACGTCTTCGACTAAAGCCTGAGGCAATTGCGCCTTCTTCAACGCAACGGCAGTGTGTCCTGCGACGCAGAAACCGCAGCCGTGTATACCCGCCGCGGTAATCTGCACGACTTCGCGCTCGGCGAGCGTAAGACCGCTGCGCCCGTTGATTTCTCCGACCTTCAGATAGGTTTCGAGCGCAACGGGTGCGTTCGCGAGCGAGGCGACCAGATTCGGCAGAAAGCCGTTATTGTCGAGCGCTTTCTGAAGATAAGGGCGGCTCGCTTCGGGCGCGGTTTCGACGGTGTGCAGTTGCAGACGGCTCATGGCTACCTCTCTGGTAAAGCCTCATTGTTGGCGCTCGTGTGGCAACCAGCAATGCGCGCCTGTCTCAACTTTCTGCTAATTCGTCTCGCCGTGAGGTAACTAGTGCGCCGATACGCGATTCTCGATAGATGTCGCGATGTGGGCAGCCGAAGCGTTTCGTTCTTTTCGGCACGCACCGGGATGCAGGCCGGTGACACGTCTGAAGGCCTGCGCAAAAGCCGACTCGGATTGATAGCCCACCTGTTCCGCAGCATCGAGCGTGCTCGCGCCCTGCCGAAGCATCTCGGCCGCGACTTTCATCCGCAGCATGGCCAGAAACTGGGCAGGCGGTTGCCCGCTCACCTCAGCGAATTGCCTGCAGAACCTGGCGCGTGACATGTGGCAGAACGTCGCCATTGAATGCGTGGTCCATTCTTGCGCCGGATGCTCGATGATGGCGTTGACCAGCGGCGCGAACTCAGACCTGCGCATGACGGACCACAATCCGGGCGCAAAGTCATCCGCGCTCGCAACCGAGCGCAGCGCATAGAAGAACAGCAGGTCAGCGAGGCGATTGACCAACGGAGAAGGCGCATCTCCCGTGCGGATTGCTTCTGTCCGGATCAGTTCGAATACGACACGTGCGCCGGCGAGTTTGACGTCGTCGTGTCGCGCGATGATGTGATCGGGCAATAAACCATGAATCGCCTCGCCGAGATCCGATCTGTACTCGAAGAAGCCACATGCCAGCCCCACGCCGCCTGCGTTCCCCGACAATGTCCCGTTCTCTGCTTCGAGCGGCGTCATCGTGCCGGTTCGGACCGTGAACTCGGAATCGCCGGGCGGCAGCGCGTCCGGCGACAGACAATGAATCATGTCGTGCAACAGGAAAACGGCGTCGCCTTCCGCGAGCCGTGTACTCGCCGCCGGCTGACCGTTACGTGGCGGTAAGTGCAGCCAGCATTCGCCATGAAGAACGAGATGGAAACTGGCGCGCTGATGGCCGGCCGTGGATGCACGATAGTCACCGCAATACTGGCCGACATGAAACAGCGTGCTGCGCAGTTCGAGCCCGGAGAGCAGCCAGTCGGCGGCTTTTTCGGCGGTAGTCAACATCGCGGATCGCAAAGGTTAGGGCAGGGTTGCCGGTGAACGACCTTCTACGTTACCGCTTCTCCGTCAACTCGCAACGAAGCGATGCTTCAAAGCTTATTCTTGAACGCCATATGGCTGGCGTGGGGTTTTTCCTCTGATCTATCAGACTGAGACTGGGCGTAGATCGCCTACGCGTCACCCAACGGGATACGCTGCCTTGGTTGAGCCTCAGGGAATCAGTCCGTGCGTTCGATACGCGCGCATCGTCTCATCGAAAACCCGAAGGTCCGACCGGCCGCGCGCAATGAGTTGCGCCCCTTCGATTGCCGCGAAGATCGCCATCGCACGAGCCTTGTTTGCTTTCTTGTCCTTTCGCTCGGCATCGAGCGAAAGCAGGCGAGTCAGCCATTCGACGTTGATATCCATGAATCGCTGTACCTCGACCTTGACCTCCGCGGGAAGATCGTGATGCTCGGCAGCCATGATGCCGCTCAAGCACATGCGGTTGTCGTTTTCAAGGGCTGCTCGAAACACCTTGATGTAGTGGTCGAAGGTCGCGCGCTCGCTCCTGTGCTGCTCGAGCAAGCCCTCCAGAAATGCGATCGCGTCGTCGCTGTACTGCCGCGCGAGCGCCGCGCCCAGGTCGCCCTTGGTCGGATAGTGATGGTGAACGGCGGGGCCCTTGATGCCGACTTCGTTCGCGACCTCGCGAATGCTGAGCGCGTTGTATCCGTGGGCCTGCACCATGTGGCGCGCCACCGCGAGGATGCGGCTTTTCGTGTCGGGAGTATTCATGCGCGCAATCATAGCAGATCACTTACCAACTGGTTCGTAAGCTTACTTATCGATAAGTAAGTCTTGACACAACAGCTCAACCCTCTCTACGATTCGATCTCACTTACTTAGCGGTTGGTAAGTAAACTTCGATCAAGGACCAGATATGAAAATCTATGACATCCCCGGGTTCCCGAACCCGTTGCGCATTCGCATCGTGCTGGCCGAGAAGCGGCTCGCTTCGCAAGTCGAGTTCGTCAAGGTCGACTTGCCTGCGGCGGAACACAAGCAAGCCGCGTTTTTGAGGATCAATCCGACAGGCACCGTGCCCGTGCTCGAACTCGACGATGGAACCCGCATCGCTGAATGTACGGCGATTACCGAGTATCTCGACAATCTGGACGGCGACCCGATCCTCACGGGCAAGACCGCGCGCGACAAAGGTGTGATTCACATGATGCAAAAGCGCGCCGAGTCGGAACTCATCGATCCTGTAGGCATTTATTTTCATCATGCGACGGCGGGATTGGGCGATGCGCTGCGCGAATACAAGCATCCACAGTGGGCGGCTCGCGCCGAGTGGGGGAAGCTCCAGGGCGAAAAGGCCGTCGCGGGCATGCGCTATTTCGATAGCGTGCTTGAAGCCCAGCCTTATGTCGCGGGCGATGCGTTTTCGATGGCCGACATCACCGTCTGGGCTGGGCTGCTGTTTGCGCACTTCGCCAAAATCGACGTGCCGGCCGATTGCAACGCGCTTCGCGCATGGAAAGAAAGGGTCGATGGGCGTGCGTCGGTTGTGAATCCGGCGTAGAAACTGGTTGGAAGCCGGTACTTAATCTACCGGTCCTCCGATTTGCAGCAGAGCCGCTGGGCGAAAGCGCGGCATCGAATGGTGATAGTTCACCGTTGCGCTGGAGACGATGACCACCCTGTGCTGGGCGTAACGCAAGTCCCGGGGTTTCCCGGTTTTTTTCGCGTTGCGTGGATGCTCCTGGCGAACATCGGGACTCGCGCCCCATGTGCGCTGCATCGAGATACCGAAGAATTCATTCCGGCGTTTCGCAATGACACGGGCAACATGCCGGCGCGACGCTTTGAGTCAGCGCCGCTTCCGCGCGTTCTCGCATTTCTGCAAAGCTAGAAGTGGAAAGGAAACACAGCATGGTCAAAGAGGGAGAACGGCCATGAGCACATTCAGTGCTTTGACCGAATGGGTGAAGGATATGTGGCCGTTGCCGCTTGTTCTGGCCGCTGCTGTGCGCTTTGTTATTGCATGGTTATTCAGTCGCCGTGCGGCCCTGGACCGGAAACAGCTCGATCTGGAAATCGCACGGCTGCGGGATGACGCGGATCGCGCCGAGCGGGGAAGGGTCCATCTCGTGCGCGAAATCGAGAAACTGATGGCCGACTTCGAGCGTCAGCAACGGGCGGACTCGGTGGCCGTGCGGCGCATCGATATGCCGGACCGCGATCGACTTTCGTCTGGTGTCGGCACCGCCGTGTCCGGGTGCCATTTCCGAGCCGACTGGTTTCAGCCGCCGCCATCATCGCAATAATCACGCAGTGCCTTTTAACGTCTCCGTTGACTGCTTCTTTTCGCGTCGTCGCAGCGAACCGATACCAGCGTTCTACCTGTTGAGTACGGCTTGCCCTGTCCTGCTCTAGCGCTCCCCGTCGACCTGCCGATCACCTAAACTGAATCAACGGGTTCGAAGCCGGCGACATGCGCTGTAGCCGGGCTGCTGCCTGTTTGTAGCGCGGGACTTCTGTCTGAGCAGCGAGAGCGAGCCATGATCGAACTCCACACGTTGAGCAAGGTACCCGTGTTCGCCGACCTCACGGAGGACCGGCTGCAATGGCTGCGTGACAACCTGACCGAATTCTCCGTCAGTGCCGGCGAGGTGCTGCTGCGCGAAGGCGAAATGACCACGAGCCTGCTGATTCTGCTCGAAGGCGAACTCACGACGACGAGACGCGACGACGGACGGGACTACGGCGAGCGCTTTCCTGCGCCGGATGTGTTCGGCACGCCGTGCGTGATCGCTTCGATACCTTTCCCGGCCACGCTGACGGCCATGCGCGAGAGCCGTCTTGCGCGGCTGCCTGAGGCGGCTTTCCGCGAACTGTTCATGTCGTGCGGTCCGTTTGGGCGTGTCGTCGCGCGCGTGATGACGGACTGGCTGACTGCGCTGGAAACAGCGGATCTCAATCGCGCGAAACTCGCCGCCCTGGGCAAGCTCGCGGCAGGGCTCGCGCACGAGTTGAACAATCCCGCTGCCGCTTTGACGCGTGCGCTCGATCACATGCGCCGCGAGTTTGCGGCGCTCGAAGATGCGGCGTTGGCGCTCGGCTGCAATGCCGTGCCGCGCGAGGTCGTTGCTCGACTCGGCGCTCTGGCAAACGGCAAGGCGCCTGACGGCACGCTGAATTCGTTGCAGCGAAGCGATGCAGAAGAGCGGCTCGGCAACTGGCTGGCCAAGCATGGCGTCACGAAGCCTTGGCTCGCGGCACCCGTCCTCGTTGCCCACGGCGTCACCGTGGAGGACCTTGGCCCGTTGGCCGGCAGCCTGGACATGCGGCAGTTCGATTCCTCCGTCGGCTGGATTGCACGTGTGCTGGACCTTCGCTCGATGATGGACGAAGCGATGCAAGGCGCACTGCGCATCTCCGATATCGTGGCCGCGATGAAGTCGTATTCGTTCATGGATCAGGGCCCGCAGCAGGAGATCGACATTCACGACGGCATCGACGACACGCTGACCGTGATGATGCACGAGATGAAGCGCGGCATCGACGTGATACGCGACTATGACCACAGCTTGCCGCGTCTTCAGGTGTATGGGAGCGAATTGAACCAGGTCTGGACGCGGATCATCGAGAACGCGATCGAGGCGATGAGCGGGCAGGGCACGATCACGATCCGAACGCGGCGCGATGCCGACTGCGCCGTCGTCGAGATCGCCGACAATGGGCCGGGCATTCCGCCGGAGGCCTTGACCCATCTCTTCGAGCCTTTCTTCACTTCAAAGCACGTCGCCGGGGCGCACGACCATGGCTTGGGGCTCGGTCTGCATATTGCGTACCGCATCGTGGTCAACCGGCACGGCGGGACGATACAGGCGCAGTCGGGTCCGGGCTGCACGACTTTCCGCGTGACACTGCCGTTGGGCTTCGACGTGCCGCCCGCCGCATAGCCACGCATATCAAACCGGCCCCATTTCACGATCGATATAGCAATCCCGACCTTGGCGCAGCAGCGCCTACAATGCTTGCAACAGACGCCGCGATTCATCGCTGACGCAGATGCACCAACAGCGCGGAGCCAGCGTTTGAACTGGCGTGAGCCGCTGACGCTGTCATGGAAAAACCCGTAATCCTCGCTGTCGATGACGACCCGATCGTGGCCGGTGCGGTCGCGCGCGATCTTCAGGTGGCGTACGGCGAGCATTATCAGATCGTACGGATGGAGTCGGGGTCGGCCGCGCTGGAAGCGGCGCAGCAATTGCGTCTGCAAAACCGTTTCATTGCCCTTTTCATCGCGGATCAGCGCATGCCGCAGATGAGCGGAATCGAGTTCCTCGAACAGGCAATCGAGCTGTTCCCGGAAGCCAAGCGCGTGCTGTTAACCGCTTACGCGGATACCGACGCCGCGATCCGTGCGATCAATACGGTGCATCTCGATCAGTATCTGCTCAAGCCGTGGCATCCGCCGGAACAGAACTTCTATCCGGCGCTCGATGACCTGCTCGCGGACTGGCACGCGTCGTTTCGCCCCGCGTCGCAAGGCCTCCGTCTGCTCGATCACCGCTGGTCGCCGCAAGGGCATTTGCTGCGCGACTTCATGGCGCGCAATCACATTCCATTCCGATGGCTCGATGTGGAGCGGCACGACGAGGCCGATCCATTGATCAACGCGCTGCTTCCGGGCATGCGTCAGTTGCCCGTGCTGATATTCGAGGACGGCACCGTGATGAGCCGTCCGACGACCGCGCAGATCGCCGAGCAGGTAGGACTGCGCACGCGCTCGACCACACCGTTCTTTGACCTCGTGATCGTCGGCGGCGGCCCGGCGGGGCTCGCTGCCGCCGTGTATGGCGCGTCGGAAGGACTGCAGGTGGCGATCATCGAATGTGATGCGCCCGGCGGTCAGGCAGGCACCAGTTCGCACATCGACAACTACCTTGGTTTTCCAGCGGGCGTGAGCGGCGCGGAGCTGTCGCGGCGCGCGCTGATGCAGGCAAGGCGCTTTGGCGCCGAAATGATACTGACGCAACATGCGGTGGGCTTGCGAATCGAAGCGCCCTACAAGTTCGTCAGGCTCTCCGATGGCTCCGAGGTCAGCTGTCTCGCGCTGATGGTCGCGAGCGGCGTGTCGTATCGCAAACTGGAAGCGCGCGGCGTGCAGGCGCTGACGGGCGCGGGCGTCTATTACGGCGCGGCGCTCGTCGAGGCCGTCGCTTGCGCCAATCAGGATCTGTATATCGTGGGCGCCGCGAACTCGGCGGGACAGGGCGCGATGTTCCTTTCCAGGTACGCGCGATCGGTCACGTTGCTGTGCCGGGGACCGTCGCTGAGCGCGGGCATGTCGCACTATCTGGTCCAGCAGATACACGAAACCGGGAATATTCGCGTGCGGCCGTATACCGAGGTCGAGAGCGTGAGCGGTGACGGACATCTCGACGCCATTACGTTGCGTGACGTGCAGACTGGGCGCGTCGAAACGGTTGAAGCGAGCGGCCTGTTCGTTTTCATCGGCGCTGCGCCTTGCACGGAATGGCTGCGCGGGGTCGTCGAGCGGGACGAGCATGGTTTTCTGCTGACGGGCCGCACGCTGGTCAAGGGCGGCAGGAAGCCTTCGGGATGGCAGGTTGGACGCGATCCGTATCTGCTCGAAACGAGTGTCCCGGGCATCTTCGCGGCGGGCGACGTGCGCGCCGATTCCGTCAAGCGCGTGGCGGCCGCTGTCGGCGAAGGATCGATTGCCGTGCATTTCATCCACCAGTATCTGGCGAGTCCATGAGCGATCTGTCCGTGCTGTTCGAGATGCCCCTCTTCTCTGGACTGCCCGAGGAGCGACGCACATGGCTGCGCGCGAATCTGGACGAATACCATCTGAAGACAGGCGAGATCCTGATGCGAGAGGGGCAGCGCGTCACGCATCAGTTCGTGCTGCTCGACGGCGAAATCGTGACGGAAAAAATGGTGGGCGGGCGGCAAGTGTTCGATGACCGGCGGCCCGCGCCGACATCGATTGCAGAGACCTCGCTGCTCGCGGGCATGCCGCTGCCATTGACCTTCACGGCCGCGACAGATTGTTTTCTGGTCGCCCTTCCGGAGTCGGTGGTCCACACGCTGCTGAACGAATGCGAGTCCTTCAGCCGTCACATCTTCCGGTCGATCTACGCGCGCATCACCGCTTATGACGCGTTTATCCTCAATGGCGAGAAGCTTGCCGCGCTGGGGCGCCTGTCGGCCGGCCTCGCACATGAACTGAACAATCCCGCCGCCGCCGTGGCGCGCGCTGCCGATTGTCTGCGCGAGTCGCTCGACACCATGCGTGAGGCAACGCGAGCGCTGGTTGTGAGCGCGATGCCCGCCGAGGTCGTCGACATGCTGGACGGCTGGGCAAGCCGTGCCGTGCCTGCCGCCGATACGACGCCTCAAGCTGCATTGCGGCAAAGCGAAGCCGAAAGCCTGCTCGCCGATTGGCTCGCTGCACGCGGACTTTCGAAACCGTGGCTGATCGCGCCGCAACTCGCGGTGGCCGGGTTCTCACCGGACGATCTCGAACCCGTCGCCGCGCGGGTGACACCAGAGCAATTCGGCGCGGGCGTCCGTTGGCTGGCCGCGACGCTGGAGCTGCGGTCTTTGGGAAACCAGGCCTGGATCGGCGCGGGCCGTATCTCCGAGATCGTGAAGGCGATGAAGGACTATTCATATATGGACCAGGCGCCATTGCAGGAGGTCGATATACATAGCGGCATCGAGGATACGCTGACGATCATGCAACATAAGCTCAAGCAAGGCGTGACCGTGAAGCGCGACTACGATCGCATGCTGCCGCTCGTTCCCGTCTATGGCAGCGAGCTGAATCAGGTGTGGACGAATCTGATCGACAATGCCGTCGACGCGATGAATGGCAACGGCGAACTCACGATACGCTCGCTCAAGGAAGGCAGTTTTGCGGTCATCGAAATCATGGACACGGGGTCCGGCATTCCGGACGATATCGTCGCGCGGCTTTTTGAGCCTTTCTTTACCACCAAGCCTTTGGGCAAGGGCAATGGCCTGGGGCTTCACATCGCGTATCGGACCGTTGTGCAGCGGCATAACGGCACGATCAGCGTCGCGTCGCGCCCCGGCGAGACGAAGTTCAAGGTGTGTTTGCCGCTGGCAGCGCGTCATTGAAGGCAAGGCGCGCTTATTGCAAGTGTCGGAACGGGCGCACTGAATAGTACGGTCGCGCTAAATAGCCATTGCTTTAATTATGTGAAGCTTTCGTGCGCGAAACACATCGGCGTTCTGGACCGTCTAAACGTCAGTTTCGTCGACTTGGATATTCCTCAGCGCGTCCTATACTGATAGTGAGCCGCGCGGAAGCCGGCCCCTGAAGCATAGCGAACGATCAAGTCGTTCAATGGGGCGCGGTAGCGGGGCCACGGAAACGCCTGTGTTAATACGCGGGCGTTTTCTTTTTGTGGCCCACAAGACGCTGTCATGCAGCAAGTTTCGACCAGCGTGAAGTGCAAGTGATGGGTCGCGATGCGTGTTTCGGCCCGAACCACTCATCGAGGAGTATTACGAAGAGGCGATGACAGTCGGGATGCCGCCGTACGACGGTTGCAAATTCACAGAGAACCGGTTTCGCCAGGCCGGTGGAGAAGCGCTGCGGACGTTCTACGGACAGAAGACAAAAATCATCAGC from Paraburkholderia terrae includes the following:
- a CDS encoding ABC transporter ATP-binding protein; this translates as MTGARIRTAGLTLRYPNRSVLQGVDFSMEPGELVAILGPSGAGKSSFLRTVAGLVRPSSGTVLVDDQPVAGPHADVALAFQDPCLLPWLSVERNVAFGLTFARQPHLSRASRKERVTLALREVALEHSRTWTPSQLSGGMAQRAALARCLARQPRALLLDEPFGALDEVTRADMQQLLVKVVRHTGASTLIVTHDIDEALLVADRILLLGNNGTVVDEWTVDVPAPRAPHIQKLGEMRIQILRALQNSMSRAA
- a CDS encoding FAD-dependent oxidoreductase encodes the protein MEKPVILAVDDDPIVAGAVARDLQVAYGEHYQIVRMESGSAALEAAQQLRLQNRFIALFIADQRMPQMSGIEFLEQAIELFPEAKRVLLTAYADTDAAIRAINTVHLDQYLLKPWHPPEQNFYPALDDLLADWHASFRPASQGLRLLDHRWSPQGHLLRDFMARNHIPFRWLDVERHDEADPLINALLPGMRQLPVLIFEDGTVMSRPTTAQIAEQVGLRTRSTTPFFDLVIVGGGPAGLAAAVYGASEGLQVAIIECDAPGGQAGTSSHIDNYLGFPAGVSGAELSRRALMQARRFGAEMILTQHAVGLRIEAPYKFVRLSDGSEVSCLALMVASGVSYRKLEARGVQALTGAGVYYGAALVEAVACANQDLYIVGAANSAGQGAMFLSRYARSVTLLCRGPSLSAGMSHYLVQQIHETGNIRVRPYTEVESVSGDGHLDAITLRDVQTGRVETVEASGLFVFIGAAPCTEWLRGVVERDEHGFLLTGRTLVKGGRKPSGWQVGRDPYLLETSVPGIFAAGDVRADSVKRVAAAVGEGSIAVHFIHQYLASP
- a CDS encoding acyl-CoA dehydrogenase family protein, which produces MSSIDSIESQSHSDALQGELARWLDANAEALDIEQSRAGEVLLRLARAEIFGIGVPLALGGGGGSIADAIGAVAQVAQRSVTAAFVLWGHRTFIEYLLNSSNTALRDRWLPALLTGELAGATGLSNAMKFLSNIESLQMHAVREASGWTLNGSLPWITNLRREGFLAAAAFDHAGAAPPSIFAIPSDTEGAHRSDDLDLIGLRASNTAALTLKDAVLDEQYQISADAPAFLARVRPAFLGLQCGLSLGLARRALAAVAEAGDGTRATIKSEAARIEATLDAETDQLMTGVSDASFLQRPASLFELRISLAQTVSAAVGLEVQAAGGRGYLRQQAGTARRVREASFIPIVTPSLVQLKSQLALHERTVAQ
- a CDS encoding TetR/AcrR family transcriptional regulator; translated protein: MIARMNTPDTKSRILAVARHMVQAHGYNALSIREVANEVGIKGPAVHHHYPTKGDLGAALARQYSDDAIAFLEGLLEQHRSERATFDHYIKVFRAALENDNRMCLSGIMAAEHHDLPAEVKVEVQRFMDINVEWLTRLLSLDAERKDKKANKARAMAIFAAIEGAQLIARGRSDLRVFDETMRAYRTHGLIP
- a CDS encoding carboxymuconolactone decarboxylase family protein is translated as MSRLQLHTVETAPEASRPYLQKALDNNGFLPNLVASLANAPVALETYLKVGEINGRSGLTLAEREVVQITAAGIHGCGFCVAGHTAVALKKAQLPQALVEDVRSQQPLSDPRLDAVAVFTRAVIASRGAVADGELSAFRAAGFTDANALEVILGVSLATLCNFANNLSRNELNPELAAYRWEPKATVA
- a CDS encoding glutathione S-transferase family protein, which translates into the protein MKIYDIPGFPNPLRIRIVLAEKRLASQVEFVKVDLPAAEHKQAAFLRINPTGTVPVLELDDGTRIAECTAITEYLDNLDGDPILTGKTARDKGVIHMMQKRAESELIDPVGIYFHHATAGLGDALREYKHPQWAARAEWGKLQGEKAVAGMRYFDSVLEAQPYVAGDAFSMADITVWAGLLFAHFAKIDVPADCNALRAWKERVDGRASVVNPA
- a CDS encoding ATP-binding protein, with protein sequence MIELHTLSKVPVFADLTEDRLQWLRDNLTEFSVSAGEVLLREGEMTTSLLILLEGELTTTRRDDGRDYGERFPAPDVFGTPCVIASIPFPATLTAMRESRLARLPEAAFRELFMSCGPFGRVVARVMTDWLTALETADLNRAKLAALGKLAAGLAHELNNPAAALTRALDHMRREFAALEDAALALGCNAVPREVVARLGALANGKAPDGTLNSLQRSDAEERLGNWLAKHGVTKPWLAAPVLVAHGVTVEDLGPLAGSLDMRQFDSSVGWIARVLDLRSMMDEAMQGALRISDIVAAMKSYSFMDQGPQQEIDIHDGIDDTLTVMMHEMKRGIDVIRDYDHSLPRLQVYGSELNQVWTRIIENAIEAMSGQGTITIRTRRDADCAVVEIADNGPGIPPEALTHLFEPFFTSKHVAGAHDHGLGLGLHIAYRIVVNRHGGTIQAQSGPGCTTFRVTLPLGFDVPPAA
- a CDS encoding AraC family transcriptional regulator: MLTTAEKAADWLLSGLELRSTLFHVGQYCGDYRASTAGHQRASFHLVLHGECWLHLPPRNGQPAASTRLAEGDAVFLLHDMIHCLSPDALPPGDSEFTVRTGTMTPLEAENGTLSGNAGGVGLACGFFEYRSDLGEAIHGLLPDHIIARHDDVKLAGARVVFELIRTEAIRTGDAPSPLVNRLADLLFFYALRSVASADDFAPGLWSVMRRSEFAPLVNAIIEHPAQEWTTHSMATFCHMSRARFCRQFAEVSGQPPAQFLAMLRMKVAAEMLRQGASTLDAAEQVGYQSESAFAQAFRRVTGLHPGACRKERNASAAHIATSIENRVSAH
- a CDS encoding ATP-binding protein — translated: MSDLSVLFEMPLFSGLPEERRTWLRANLDEYHLKTGEILMREGQRVTHQFVLLDGEIVTEKMVGGRQVFDDRRPAPTSIAETSLLAGMPLPLTFTAATDCFLVALPESVVHTLLNECESFSRHIFRSIYARITAYDAFILNGEKLAALGRLSAGLAHELNNPAAAVARAADCLRESLDTMREATRALVVSAMPAEVVDMLDGWASRAVPAADTTPQAALRQSEAESLLADWLAARGLSKPWLIAPQLAVAGFSPDDLEPVAARVTPEQFGAGVRWLAATLELRSLGNQAWIGAGRISEIVKAMKDYSYMDQAPLQEVDIHSGIEDTLTIMQHKLKQGVTVKRDYDRMLPLVPVYGSELNQVWTNLIDNAVDAMNGNGELTIRSLKEGSFAVIEIMDTGSGIPDDIVARLFEPFFTTKPLGKGNGLGLHIAYRTVVQRHNGTISVASRPGETKFKVCLPLAARH